In the genome of Vicia villosa cultivar HV-30 ecotype Madison, WI linkage group LG7, Vvil1.0, whole genome shotgun sequence, one region contains:
- the LOC131619935 gene encoding uncharacterized protein LOC131619935, translating to MSNLTKLDFGALDISGKNYLTWALDAQIHLSAEGHGDTIKEGNKSSDQQKAKAMIFLRRHLHEDLKNEYLTVTDPHVLWKNLKDRYDHQKTVILPKARYEWMHLRLQHFKSVSDYNSAMFRITSKLLLCGEKVTDEDMLEKTFSTFHASNVLLQQQCREKGFIKYSDLISCLLVAEQNNELLMKNHEARPTGTTPFPEVNVAGHDHYRKNRGRGRAYARGRGRNYAHGLGFDRGRNGNHKNTYFHPKWKNVEKNEKEGQSSKTNENICYRCGGKGHWSRTCRTPKHLVDL from the coding sequence ATGTCAAATCTTACAAAATTGGATTTTGGGGCTCTTGATATTTCGGGAAAGAACTATTTGACATGGGCCCTAGACGCCCAAATTCATTTAAGCGCAGAAGGTCACGGTGACACTATTAAAGAAGGAAATAaatcatctgatcaacaaaaggcAAAAGCCATGATATTCCTTCGTCGTCACCTTCACGAGGATCTTAAAAATGAGTATCTTACCGTAACTGACCCACATGTCTTGTGGAAAAATTTGAAAGATAGATATGATCATCAAAAAACGGTTATCCTACCAAAAGCTCGATATGAATGGATGCATTTACGTTTGCAGCATTTTAAAAGTGTAAGTGATTATAATTCTGCAATGTTTAGAATAACTTCTAAGTTATTATTATGTGGAGAAAAAGTAACTGATGAAGATATGCTAGAAAAAACATTTTCCACTTTTCATGCATCCAATGTTCTCCTGCAGCAGCAGTGTCGAGAAAAGGGGTTTATTAAATATTCTGACCTGATATCTTGTCTTCTTGTGGCTGAGCAAAATAATGAACTATTGATGAAAAATCACGAGGCCCGTCCCACTGGTACAACTCCATTCCCAGAAGTGAATGTGGCAGGGCACGACCACTATAGGAAAAATCGTGGTCGCGGTCGTGCATACGCACGTGGTCGTGGTCGTAATTATGCTCATGGTCTTGGTTTTGATCGTGGTCGCAATGGGAATCATAAAAACACATATTTCCACCCGAAGTGGAAAAAtgttgaaaaaaatgaaaaagagggtCAGAGTagcaaaacaaatgaaaatatttGCTATCGTTGTGGAGGAAAAGGTCATTGGAGTCGCACTTGTCGTACTCCAAAACACCTTGTTGATCTTTAA